From Verrucomicrobia bacterium S94, the proteins below share one genomic window:
- a CDS encoding Na-K-Cl cotransporter has product MGEHIEKQGYSFGTFKGVYTPSVLTIFGVIMYLRFGWVLGNVGLFGTLLIVTIATLITFLTGLSISAMATNMKVGGGGAYYIISRSLGLEAGAAIGLPLFFARAIGVAFYIAGCTEAVMFYTGNPLAQWGIDPAMTAKILSAGTLIALTALAYFSADLALKVQFLIFAAIALSLVSFFMGNPSPEILSVPADAVIPDKVGFWVVFAVFFPAVTGIEAGLGLSGDLKNPAKSLPLGTLLAIGTGYLVYMIMPIFLNTKVHNPDLLLIDSNIMSTISYWWPAIAIGVFAASVSSALGSLLGAPRTLQALAIDRIIPRLIGKGFGKDKADPRIATLISFAVALAAVLLGDLNVIAPILSMFFLLSYGLLNLSAGLEGLIESPSWRPKLNVPCWVSLLGAALCFAAMLMIDAGATIIAILLTAFVFYLIKRRHLNAHWADMRYGILTLLVRFAIHRLNKLKPDERTWRPQIMALSGSPKSRWHLVELAHALTRHSSALTIASILPVEDWSAEKVRSMEASMQEYLQKREVDAMVKIFPSPNMLSGARALVRAYGYGPLTPNTILLGDTENRENFTEFAELIQLVYRTERNLVMLRENGFEEPEDAEEIHVWWGGNKDNIGLMLTLAYQIQKSPVWKESKLIIKTIVENEEEKPPAEERLKNFITEQRIPAEADVLIKNRPSFYDIIKQSSAQAGLLFMGMRPPRSDEPDEEYGRYYESLMASTRDMPPTAFVLAAEKIEFREVIGITSG; this is encoded by the coding sequence ATGGGCGAACACATCGAAAAGCAGGGATATTCATTCGGCACATTCAAAGGAGTCTATACGCCAAGCGTACTGACGATTTTCGGTGTCATCATGTACCTGCGCTTTGGCTGGGTACTGGGCAACGTCGGTCTGTTCGGCACCCTGCTGATTGTCACCATAGCCACTCTCATTACTTTTCTGACCGGACTCTCCATTTCCGCCATGGCCACCAATATGAAGGTGGGGGGCGGCGGCGCGTATTATATTATCTCCCGCTCCCTCGGACTTGAGGCTGGCGCAGCAATCGGACTGCCGCTTTTCTTTGCACGGGCCATCGGCGTCGCCTTCTACATCGCCGGCTGCACCGAGGCTGTCATGTTCTACACCGGCAATCCACTCGCCCAATGGGGGATTGATCCGGCCATGACCGCCAAAATACTTTCCGCCGGCACACTGATCGCCCTTACAGCCCTGGCCTATTTTTCGGCCGACCTCGCACTGAAAGTTCAATTCCTCATCTTTGCAGCCATTGCTCTTTCTCTGGTTTCATTTTTTATGGGGAATCCCTCCCCTGAAATACTCTCCGTTCCTGCCGATGCCGTTATTCCAGACAAAGTCGGTTTCTGGGTGGTCTTTGCAGTGTTCTTCCCGGCTGTAACAGGAATAGAAGCCGGCCTAGGTTTATCCGGCGACCTGAAAAACCCGGCAAAATCGCTTCCTTTGGGCACACTGCTGGCTATTGGAACCGGGTATCTCGTCTATATGATCATGCCGATCTTCCTCAATACAAAAGTGCACAACCCGGACCTGTTGCTGATCGACTCCAACATTATGTCCACCATTTCCTACTGGTGGCCGGCCATTGCCATCGGCGTCTTTGCCGCCTCTGTTTCCAGTGCTCTCGGCTCCCTGCTCGGGGCCCCGCGTACCTTACAGGCTTTAGCCATCGACCGCATTATTCCCCGGCTGATCGGCAAGGGGTTCGGCAAAGACAAAGCCGATCCGCGTATTGCGACCCTCATTTCTTTTGCGGTCGCTCTGGCCGCCGTACTGCTGGGCGATCTGAATGTGATTGCCCCTATTCTCTCCATGTTTTTCCTGCTCTCCTATGGACTGCTGAATCTCTCGGCCGGTCTGGAAGGACTGATTGAAAGCCCATCCTGGCGCCCGAAACTCAACGTCCCGTGCTGGGTTTCTCTGCTTGGAGCCGCGCTCTGCTTTGCGGCCATGCTGATGATTGATGCCGGAGCAACCATTATCGCAATACTACTGACTGCCTTTGTTTTTTATCTGATCAAACGCCGGCATCTGAATGCCCACTGGGCCGACATGCGCTACGGCATTCTCACTCTCCTCGTGCGCTTCGCCATTCACCGGCTCAATAAACTTAAACCTGATGAACGAACCTGGCGACCGCAGATTATGGCCTTAAGCGGCTCTCCGAAATCGCGCTGGCACCTTGTTGAACTGGCGCATGCCCTCACACGGCACAGCAGTGCACTCACCATTGCCAGCATCCTTCCGGTGGAAGACTGGTCCGCTGAAAAAGTCCGTTCCATGGAAGCCTCTATGCAGGAGTATCTCCAGAAACGGGAAGTCGATGCCATGGTGAAAATCTTCCCTTCGCCCAATATGCTGTCCGGCGCACGGGCACTGGTACGCGCCTACGGCTACGGCCCGCTGACGCCCAATACCATTTTATTGGGCGACACCGAAAACCGTGAAAACTTCACCGAATTTGCGGAACTGATTCAGCTCGTCTACCGTACAGAGCGAAACCTGGTAATGTTGCGGGAAAACGGATTTGAAGAACCGGAAGATGCCGAGGAAATTCACGTCTGGTGGGGGGGCAACAAAGATAATATCGGCCTGATGCTTACCCTCGCCTACCAGATTCAGAAAAGTCCGGTCTGGAAAGAATCGAAACTCATCATCAAAACCATTGTGGAAAACGAAGAGGAAAAACCGCCCGCAGAAGAGCGGCTCAAAAACTTTATTACCGAACAGCGGATTCCTGCCGAAGCGGACGTCCTGATCAAGAACCGCCCCAGCTTTTATGACATCATCAAACAGTCTTCAGCACAGGCCGGTCTGCTCTTTATGGGCATGCGGCCGCCACGCAGCGACGAGCCGGATGAAGAATATGGCCGCTACTACGAAAGCCTGATGGCTTCAACCCGGGATATGCCGCCCACAGCCTTTGTGCTTGCCGCGGAAAAAATCGAATTCCGAGAAGTCATCGGTATTACCTCCGGATGA
- a CDS encoding guanylate kinase, giving the protein MQEEPPAVRTSRPLLIVVSAPSGCGKSTLCDRLVEEFPKIVYSVSCTTRAPRGEEQDGVEYYFLSKKEFKERIKNGEFLEWAKVHGNYYGTLEDTVLYSMEEGKHILLDIDVQGASQLRESLAKLDPRHPIRRGFTDIFISPPSMEELEKRLRGRGTDEEKVIQKRLAAAEGEMAYAKHYTHQIINDDLETAYDDLKSLVLTGMGLF; this is encoded by the coding sequence ATTCAGGAAGAACCTCCGGCTGTCCGCACATCGCGACCGTTGCTGATTGTGGTTTCGGCGCCTTCAGGCTGCGGAAAAAGTACGTTGTGCGACCGGCTGGTTGAGGAATTTCCGAAAATTGTCTACTCGGTTTCCTGCACCACCCGCGCGCCGCGGGGTGAAGAGCAGGATGGGGTGGAATACTATTTCCTTTCCAAAAAGGAATTCAAGGAGCGCATCAAAAACGGTGAGTTTCTGGAGTGGGCCAAAGTGCACGGCAATTATTACGGCACCCTGGAAGACACCGTGCTTTATTCAATGGAAGAGGGAAAACATATCCTGCTGGATATTGATGTTCAGGGTGCTTCCCAGTTGCGGGAATCATTGGCAAAACTGGATCCGCGGCATCCCATTCGTCGCGGTTTTACGGATATTTTTATTTCTCCGCCGTCGATGGAAGAACTGGAAAAACGGCTGCGCGGTCGCGGTACCGATGAGGAAAAAGTGATTCAAAAAAGACTCGCGGCCGCCGAAGGTGAAATGGCCTATGCCAAACACTACACGCATCAGATCATCAACGACGATCTGGAAACCGCATACGATGATCTTAAATCTCTCGTACTCACCGGAATGGGGTTGTTCTAG
- a CDS encoding YicC family protein — MRSRRDSAMSTFSTTGIPGPSLINMRDMALRIGDSEVSLQVSNSRIRFNFMALKSMTGFGEGAASAAGIRVSVELSSVNRKQLDINVNLPRNLVTLDAQVQRTIREEFSRGRVSGIIRVETADGSAGSVVVDEKLAAEYVTGIRKTAEKLKLQEDLGAELISRLPGVVSIEQRDLDSDQVSEILSAALAKALKGLAKMRAAEGKMLERDLRERLTLLEQYTQEIRKLAPAVVTSYREKLFQRLEEAGLNDLASDERIVKEIALFADRCDISEELTRLKSHLAQARKLLRSKEPVGRTLDFLCQELFREINTTGSKAGEVEITRYVVAFKTELERIREQVQNIE; from the coding sequence ATGCGATCCCGCAGAGATTCGGCGATGAGCACGTTTTCAACGACCGGTATACCGGGGCCATCTTTAATCAATATGCGTGACATGGCCTTAAGAATCGGGGATTCTGAGGTTTCATTACAAGTTTCAAATTCAAGGATCAGGTTCAATTTTATGGCGTTGAAAAGCATGACAGGTTTTGGCGAGGGTGCAGCATCGGCTGCCGGTATCCGGGTTTCGGTCGAACTAAGCTCGGTGAACCGCAAACAACTGGATATTAATGTGAATCTGCCGCGCAATCTGGTTACGCTCGATGCCCAGGTGCAGCGTACCATCCGCGAGGAATTTTCGCGTGGGCGGGTTTCCGGCATCATCCGCGTGGAAACCGCAGACGGCTCCGCCGGTTCGGTGGTGGTGGATGAAAAACTGGCGGCAGAATATGTGACCGGTATTCGCAAAACGGCGGAAAAGCTGAAACTGCAGGAAGATCTCGGAGCGGAACTGATCTCGCGGCTGCCGGGTGTCGTATCCATCGAACAGCGTGATCTGGACTCGGATCAGGTTTCGGAGATTCTCAGCGCAGCACTGGCTAAAGCATTGAAGGGGCTCGCGAAAATGCGTGCGGCCGAGGGAAAAATGCTGGAGCGTGATCTGCGGGAGCGATTGACGCTGCTGGAACAATATACCCAGGAAATTCGTAAACTGGCTCCGGCGGTGGTGACAAGCTATCGCGAAAAACTGTTTCAGCGGCTGGAGGAGGCCGGGCTGAATGATCTGGCTTCCGATGAGCGAATCGTTAAAGAGATCGCCCTGTTTGCCGACCGGTGCGATATCAGTGAAGAGCTGACCCGTTTAAAGAGTCATCTGGCACAGGCGCGCAAACTGCTGCGTTCGAAGGAACCTGTGGGACGGACGCTGGATTTTCTCTGTCAGGAACTGTTCCGCGAAATCAACACTACGGGGTCGAAAGCCGGCGAAGTGGAAATTACCCGGTATGTGGTGGCGTTTAAAACCGAGCTCGAGCGGATTCGCGAGCAGGTGCAGAATATAGAATAG
- a CDS encoding DUF192 domain-containing protein yields MLFNAIKLNLILEFETCNETSESPILKAMSRILIKDGPGIPVVENVLIAESLRDRMRGLLGRTGLDPELGMLLRPCKSIHMWFMRFPIDAAFLDQNLQVLKMARNLRPWQLAFAPRATTCVLETAAGVLDRVQQGDTLILE; encoded by the coding sequence ATGCTTTTCAACGCCATAAAATTGAACCTGATCCTTGAATTTGAAACTTGTAATGAAACCTCAGAATCCCCGATTCTTAAGGCCATGTCACGCATATTGATTAAAGATGGCCCCGGTATACCGGTCGTTGAAAACGTGCTCATCGCCGAATCTCTGCGGGATCGCATGCGCGGGTTGCTGGGTCGCACCGGTCTGGATCCGGAACTCGGTATGCTGCTCCGCCCCTGCAAAAGTATTCATATGTGGTTTATGCGCTTTCCGATTGATGCCGCTTTTCTGGATCAGAACCTGCAGGTCCTCAAAATGGCCCGCAACCTCCGGCCCTGGCAGCTCGCCTTTGCTCCACGCGCAACAACCTGTGTGCTCGAAACCGCAGCCGGTGTGCTGGACCGTGTGCAGCAGGGCGATACCCTTATTCTGGAATAA
- a CDS encoding PEGA domain-containing protein: MIGKRLFMMKRSMVCPLFLLLPLVLLSGCEVEIAGKGSITINSDPKGAEVFVNGTPQGRSPQALTGLVAGDYVIELRKDGFERSYKSVSLLEGQEMDVTLNMKPITGLLLVDSNPQNADVIIDGVSKGNTPLLLTDLPLGEYRLEFRSPKQLPRTMTAILEDRTPVRVFAELVSNTAQLDVTSSPEGAEVRINGIYAGDTPIRIEEVEAGQADVKVSKRGYKPYQMRMTFEATKPYKIDAELEALPSGLTVMTSPEGARIMIDGRVVGEAPITLENLKEGPHEVTASLDGYATATKNIYLEPDINDSVEFNMEKNSGTLVIDTEPANVQIYVNGKLLTTSQPKGGSDSLSQPIRITLKSDRTHTIQLVREGFVSRTTAVEVEVDQIVTRHEVLKRIFVYDTKIVTDDEIIKCRMEYRLPNGNIYYERYPGVFDTALAADIRDVQPITLEDESNREARRLIEMNKSAVPE, encoded by the coding sequence ATGATTGGAAAACGGTTATTTATGATGAAACGCTCTATGGTATGCCCTCTTTTTCTGCTGCTTCCGCTGGTATTGCTCAGCGGATGCGAAGTTGAAATTGCAGGAAAAGGATCCATCACCATTAATTCCGATCCCAAAGGCGCTGAAGTTTTTGTGAACGGGACTCCGCAGGGGCGCTCCCCGCAGGCATTGACGGGCCTGGTTGCCGGAGACTATGTGATTGAACTGCGGAAAGATGGATTTGAGCGGAGCTATAAAAGCGTGAGCCTGCTCGAAGGGCAGGAGATGGACGTCACGCTGAACATGAAACCGATCACCGGACTGCTGCTGGTCGACTCCAATCCGCAGAATGCGGATGTCATTATTGACGGGGTTTCGAAAGGAAATACACCGCTGCTGCTTACGGATCTTCCGCTGGGGGAATACAGGCTGGAGTTCCGTTCTCCGAAACAGCTTCCGCGCACCATGACCGCAATTCTGGAAGACCGGACACCGGTCCGCGTGTTCGCTGAACTGGTTTCCAATACGGCACAGCTGGATGTGACCTCTTCACCGGAAGGCGCGGAGGTCCGTATCAACGGCATTTATGCCGGGGATACCCCGATCCGTATTGAAGAAGTGGAAGCCGGTCAGGCCGATGTGAAAGTTTCGAAACGCGGTTATAAGCCGTATCAGATGCGCATGACTTTCGAGGCCACTAAACCGTATAAAATTGATGCCGAGCTCGAAGCGCTTCCTTCCGGTCTGACCGTGATGACTTCGCCGGAGGGAGCACGAATTATGATTGACGGCCGGGTGGTTGGCGAGGCTCCGATTACGCTGGAGAATCTTAAAGAAGGGCCGCACGAGGTCACGGCCTCGCTTGACGGGTATGCTACGGCCACCAAAAACATTTATCTGGAGCCCGATATCAACGACAGTGTTGAGTTTAACATGGAGAAAAACAGCGGAACGCTGGTCATTGATACCGAGCCGGCCAACGTTCAGATTTATGTGAACGGCAAACTGCTGACCACCTCGCAGCCGAAGGGCGGATCGGATTCGCTGTCGCAACCGATCCGCATTACACTGAAGTCGGATCGAACGCATACCATTCAGCTGGTGCGTGAAGGGTTTGTTTCACGTACTACCGCCGTTGAGGTTGAAGTTGATCAGATTGTTACACGCCATGAAGTGCTTAAACGCATTTTTGTTTATGATACAAAAATTGTGACAGACGATGAGATCATCAAGTGCCGCATGGAGTACAGACTGCCCAACGGTAATATCTATTATGAACGGTATCCGGGCGTATTTGATACGGCGCTGGCCGCCGACATCCGCGATGTTCAGCCCATCACCCTGGAAGATGAAAGCAACCGCGAGGCCCGCCGATTGATTGAAATGAATAAAAGCGCAGTGCCGGAATAG
- a CDS encoding FHA domain-containing protein produces the protein MSHLIIEQGKEVGREVKVPAAGIKFGRSPANDLVLDDDAVMLFHGRFFFKSDGTLWVTDFGAGEKTTVSGEPVDEHQLKVGDLVEVGHTAFRIINTGRAEEVPVSAVAGKNEEECADVPEAPENEIDLGFKRHKKTARKKGREKEPPQKGALLTSRLLQVSVILLFLIVLMIVGPSLFELSRTDVPAVEQKESLTFSYERVMGTPRNIFRYHVELDDKGLFSVRIDDLKTNRHQLESKEISDTVIEQLSIGIEAAGFFDVDSDYAGTVENQYDLYKLAVLRNSRFHHITILNWTPPVAIKRTTQLIEDFAVSELGISFTWMKEPEELMQLAENAFEVGEARYNERDIRYGNLASAIVHLKETMLYLETIEPKPALYHRAAGLLEAAQTEQNVRYEDYLFRSDRAIRLRNWDEAAKYLRILNELIQDRSDPRYEKVSAKLLNVEQHLR, from the coding sequence ATGTCTCATTTGATTATTGAACAGGGAAAAGAGGTCGGCAGGGAAGTCAAAGTGCCGGCGGCCGGCATAAAATTCGGGCGGTCACCGGCGAATGACCTGGTGCTGGATGACGATGCGGTCATGCTGTTTCACGGTCGTTTTTTCTTTAAATCCGATGGCACGCTGTGGGTTACCGATTTCGGCGCCGGTGAAAAGACCACCGTCAGCGGGGAGCCGGTTGATGAGCATCAGCTGAAAGTCGGTGATCTGGTCGAGGTGGGCCATACGGCGTTCCGGATCATCAATACCGGCCGGGCTGAAGAAGTTCCGGTTTCGGCGGTTGCGGGCAAGAACGAAGAGGAGTGTGCCGATGTGCCGGAAGCGCCGGAGAATGAAATTGATCTGGGCTTTAAACGGCATAAAAAAACGGCGAGAAAAAAAGGCAGGGAAAAAGAGCCTCCACAGAAGGGGGCTTTGCTGACCTCGCGGTTGCTGCAGGTTTCGGTTATTCTGCTTTTTCTGATTGTGCTGATGATTGTCGGCCCTTCGCTGTTCGAACTTTCCCGGACCGATGTCCCGGCGGTCGAGCAGAAGGAATCGCTGACGTTTTCCTATGAACGTGTCATGGGCACGCCCAGAAATATCTTCCGCTATCATGTGGAGCTTGATGATAAAGGTCTCTTTTCGGTTCGCATTGACGACCTGAAAACCAACCGGCATCAGCTTGAAAGCAAGGAAATCTCCGATACGGTGATTGAACAGCTTTCCATAGGGATTGAAGCGGCCGGTTTCTTTGATGTGGATTCTGATTATGCCGGAACGGTGGAAAATCAGTATGATCTGTATAAACTGGCGGTTTTACGGAATAGCCGGTTTCATCATATTACCATTCTGAACTGGACGCCACCGGTGGCTATCAAACGTACGACTCAGCTGATTGAAGATTTTGCGGTCAGTGAGCTTGGCATCTCCTTCACCTGGATGAAGGAGCCGGAGGAGCTGATGCAGCTGGCGGAAAATGCATTCGAAGTGGGGGAAGCCCGTTACAACGAGCGTGATATCCGTTACGGGAATCTGGCATCGGCCATTGTCCATTTAAAAGAAACCATGCTTTATCTGGAAACGATTGAGCCGAAACCGGCGCTTTACCATCGGGCCGCAGGCCTGCTGGAAGCGGCGCAGACGGAACAGAATGTGCGGTATGAAGATTATCTGTTCCGCTCCGACCGGGCGATCCGTCTGCGGAACTGGGATGAGGCGGCGAAGTATCTGCGTATTTTGAATGAGCTGATTCAGGATCGTTCTGATCCTCGTTATGAAAAGGTCAGTGCCAAGCTCCTAAACGTTGAACAGCATTTGAGGTAG
- a CDS encoding type II secretion system F family protein — translation MTNEIIIISSMFLFAAMTVAWQVIRTAQHVTYITLADGRRQERSLPLLIRMVLPFVRLVPSFITGHASLEESRHRIRRKLIAGGFEGLIEPEEAIGLRVMMPLGLGSVLCVLLWMSFGSMPSGIAGMLADRKYFIYLLIMILLGFYPDLWMKNAVQVRHKSIERALPFVLDLLTLSVESGLDFMSGINRIIEFRPIDPLGEELIRVFREIQVGRSRKVALQNMAERIDHPDIRSVTNALVQADELGTGIGTALRIQSDQIRQKRFQRAEKMGNEAPVKMLFPLVAFIFPGVFLILLGPVILQMALRGGF, via the coding sequence ATGACGAACGAAATCATAATTATCAGTTCGATGTTCCTGTTTGCGGCGATGACCGTGGCCTGGCAGGTGATTCGCACGGCCCAGCACGTCACCTATATTACGCTGGCCGACGGCCGACGGCAGGAACGCAGTCTGCCGCTGCTGATCCGTATGGTCCTTCCGTTTGTCCGCCTTGTTCCCTCGTTTATTACCGGGCATGCTTCGCTGGAGGAGAGCCGGCACCGTATTCGACGAAAGCTGATTGCCGGCGGTTTTGAGGGATTGATTGAGCCGGAGGAAGCGATCGGGCTGCGTGTCATGATGCCGCTTGGTCTGGGCTCGGTACTGTGTGTGCTGCTCTGGATGTCGTTTGGTTCCATGCCGTCGGGGATCGCCGGTATGCTGGCGGATCGGAAGTATTTTATTTATCTGCTGATCATGATACTGCTCGGGTTTTATCCGGATCTCTGGATGAAAAATGCGGTGCAGGTGCGGCATAAAAGTATTGAACGGGCGTTGCCGTTTGTGCTCGATCTGCTGACCCTTTCTGTGGAGTCCGGACTTGATTTTATGAGCGGCATCAACCGGATCATTGAATTCCGCCCGATTGATCCGCTGGGTGAGGAACTGATCCGCGTATTCCGCGAGATTCAGGTGGGACGTTCCCGGAAAGTGGCGCTGCAGAATATGGCGGAGCGGATCGACCATCCCGACATCCGTTCGGTGACCAATGCGCTGGTGCAGGCCGATGAGCTGGGAACAGGCATCGGTACGGCTTTGCGGATTCAGTCCGACCAGATCCGGCAGAAACGTTTCCAGCGGGCGGAGAAAATGGGGAATGAAGCGCCGGTGAAAATGCTCTTTCCGCTGGTGGCCTTTATTTTTCCGGGCGTCTTTCTGATTCTGCTGGGTCCTGTTATCCTGCAGATGGCCCTGCGCGGCGGATTCTGA
- a CDS encoding secretion system protein F: MFWLIPSLFALCAALMGYVVLNALREAEESYASEYTADTARQFEDLFLFISPQQMLNISRMLALIVFFMLFFIAGDIHSFGGFVSGGVVGIFGATLALFMPRLLLKVLRARRLERFNSQLVNAMTGMSNALKAGFSIQQAFEAIVKEGENPIAQEFAMFLQQLRVGVQFEVALADMDRRVGSDDLTLMIQSIEIARQTGGNLTEVFDRIAETIRERRRIEGKIKSLTAQGKIQGNVVGAMPFILGLAIYFLDPAMMTAFVSSSIGMIIIAVVILMVAMGMLLIRKIVNIDV; the protein is encoded by the coding sequence ATGTTCTGGCTGATTCCATCCCTTTTTGCATTGTGCGCGGCGCTCATGGGCTACGTGGTGCTGAACGCATTGCGCGAGGCGGAAGAGAGCTATGCCAGTGAATACACGGCGGATACCGCCCGGCAGTTTGAGGATCTGTTCCTGTTTATTTCGCCACAGCAGATGCTCAATATTTCACGTATGCTGGCGTTGATTGTCTTTTTTATGCTGTTTTTTATCGCCGGGGATATTCATTCCTTTGGCGGATTCGTCAGTGGCGGTGTGGTCGGAATATTCGGTGCCACACTGGCGTTGTTCATGCCGCGACTGCTGCTGAAAGTACTGCGGGCCCGTCGGCTGGAGCGCTTTAACTCGCAGCTGGTGAACGCGATGACCGGCATGAGTAATGCGTTGAAAGCGGGGTTCAGCATTCAGCAGGCTTTTGAGGCGATTGTTAAAGAAGGCGAAAATCCCATTGCCCAGGAGTTTGCCATGTTTCTGCAGCAGCTTCGGGTGGGCGTGCAGTTTGAGGTTGCGCTGGCCGATATGGATCGGCGCGTCGGCAGCGATGATCTGACGCTGATGATTCAGTCGATTGAAATTGCACGGCAGACCGGCGGTAATCTGACCGAGGTGTTTGACCGCATTGCGGAGACAATCCGGGAGCGCCGACGGATTGAAGGCAAAATTAAATCGCTGACCGCGCAGGGAAAAATTCAGGGCAATGTGGTGGGGGCCATGCCGTTTATTCTCGGGCTGGCCATCTATTTTCTGGATCCGGCAATGATGACGGCATTTGTGAGTTCGTCGATTGGGATGATCATTATTGCGGTTGTGATTCTGATGGTGGCGATGGGCATGCTGTTGATCCGTAAAATTGTAAATATTGATGTGTAG
- a CDS encoding FHA domain-containing protein, producing MSSLKINISHPNRPSQSLEAPYGVYMIGSDASNRIVLDDGSVTEAHAVLTLMEDESYIEDLMGEGIFVDGERVSTRRQVFPGVPIQLGNYTMIFGEDAVSSSIRSPEPPAAEPEVTVSAPEPFKPRTASRNVAATQAVKQQIHSELVERLDLKRLSMSKLQEGELQTKIKRTLKEIIDEIRDRLPAGLKADRLAKEIFDEAVGLGPLEDLLEDDTVTEIMVNGPSQVYVERAGKLELTDCTFINETSVHSVIERIVSPIGRRIDESQPYVDARLADGSRVNAVIHPLSLVGPCITIRKFSKEPFKVQDLINFGTLTPDIAEFLRVCVLLRKNIIVSGGTGSGKTTLLNVLSSYLPDDERILTIEDAAELRLTQNHIVRLEARPANIEGRGAVTIRDLVRNALRMRPDRIVVGECRGAEALDMLQAMNTGHEGSLTTIHANTPRDALARLETMVLMAGMELPVRAIREQVGSAVHLICQISRFSDGSRKVSKITEVSGMEGDRLTLQDIFEFRQTGLDDDGRVQGSLHATGAVPTFIEEIAVRGIPFDRSIFTTKRSGQWG from the coding sequence ATGAGTTCGCTTAAAATCAATATCTCCCATCCGAACAGGCCGTCCCAGTCTCTGGAAGCGCCGTACGGTGTTTATATGATCGGATCCGATGCCTCGAACCGTATTGTGCTCGACGACGGAAGTGTTACGGAGGCGCATGCGGTACTGACGCTGATGGAGGACGAATCGTATATTGAAGATCTGATGGGGGAGGGCATTTTTGTAGACGGCGAGCGGGTATCAACCCGCCGGCAGGTTTTTCCCGGCGTACCGATTCAGCTGGGAAACTATACGATGATTTTCGGTGAAGATGCAGTCTCTTCTTCTATCCGGTCCCCGGAACCCCCGGCGGCGGAACCGGAGGTTACGGTATCGGCTCCGGAACCTTTTAAACCCAGAACGGCATCGCGGAATGTGGCTGCAACTCAGGCGGTTAAACAGCAGATCCACAGCGAACTTGTAGAACGCCTCGATCTGAAGCGGCTCAGTATGAGCAAGCTGCAGGAAGGGGAGCTTCAGACAAAAATCAAAAGGACGCTCAAAGAAATCATTGACGAGATCCGTGATCGTCTGCCGGCCGGACTGAAAGCCGATCGTCTGGCTAAGGAGATTTTCGACGAGGCGGTCGGTCTCGGACCGCTGGAGGATCTGCTGGAAGATGATACCGTGACTGAAATTATGGTGAACGGGCCGAGTCAGGTTTATGTGGAACGTGCAGGGAAACTGGAACTGACCGACTGCACATTTATCAACGAAACTTCGGTACACTCCGTTATTGAACGTATTGTGTCGCCGATCGGCCGCCGGATTGATGAAAGTCAGCCCTATGTGGATGCCCGTCTTGCCGATGGTTCCCGTGTGAATGCGGTGATTCATCCGCTGTCACTGGTGGGGCCATGCATAACGATCCGTAAATTTTCGAAGGAGCCGTTCAAGGTACAGGATCTGATCAACTTCGGCACGCTGACGCCCGATATTGCCGAGTTTCTGCGGGTCTGTGTGCTGCTGCGTAAAAACATTATTGTTTCGGGCGGTACCGGTTCGGGGAAAACCACACTGCTGAATGTGCTTTCCAGTTATCTGCCCGACGATGAACGTATTCTGACGATTGAAGATGCCGCAGAACTGCGGCTGACCCAGAATCATATTGTCCGTCTCGAAGCGCGGCCGGCCAATATTGAAGGGCGCGGAGCGGTCACGATACGTGATTTGGTGCGCAATGCGCTGCGCATGCGACCGGACCGGATTGTCGTGGGCGAGTGCCGTGGTGCGGAAGCGCTGGATATGCTGCAGGCGATGAATACCGGCCATGAGGGATCGCTGACGACCATTCATGCCAACACTCCGCGCGATGCGCTGGCCCGTCTGGAGACGATGGTGCTGATGGCGGGGATGGAGCTTCCTGTTCGTGCCATCCGCGAACAGGTTGGTTCGGCGGTGCATCTGATCTGCCAGATTTCCCGTTTTTCGGATGGCTCGCGCAAGGTGAGTAAAATCACGGAAGTTTCCGGGATGGAGGGTGACCGGCTCACGCTTCAGGATATTTTCGAATTTCGACAGACCGGGCTGGACGACGACGGGCGGGTGCAGGGCAGTCTGCATGCCACGGGCGCGGTGCCGACCTTTATTGAGGAAATCGCAGTGCGCGGCATTCCGTTTGACCGCTCCATTTTCACCACCAAAAGATCGGGGCAGTGGGGATAG